One window from the genome of Drosophila albomicans strain 15112-1751.03 chromosome 2L, ASM965048v2, whole genome shotgun sequence encodes:
- the LOC117565883 gene encoding TBP-related factor — protein MQFHFNAPDPDTSVSTLFSNPHSVLQPQQPATLIEPKDAQHEIKLQNIVATFSVNCELDLQTINSRTRNSEYSPKRFRGVIMRMHSPRCTALIFRTGKVICTGARNEVEADLGSRKFARIIQKLGFPVKFMEYKLQNMVATVDLRFPIRLENLNQVHGQFSSYEPEMFPGLIYRMVKPRLVLLIFVNGKIVFTGAKSRKDIIDCLEAISPILLSFRKT, from the exons ATGCAATTCCATTTTAATGCGCCCGATCCAGATACCAGTGTATCAACATTATTTAGTAATCCACATTCTGTACTACAGCCGCAACAGCCAGCTACATTAATCGAACCAAAAGATGCACAACATGAGATCAAACTGCA AAACATTGTGGCCACCTTTTCGGTGAACTGTGAACTGGATCTGCAGACCATCAATTCACGCACTCGAAACTCGGAGTATTCCCCCAAACGCTTCCGTGGTGTCATCATGCGAATGCATTCGCCACGCTGCACTGCATTAATTTTTCGCACTGGCAAAGTGATTTGCACTGGAGCACGCAATGAAGTGGAAGCGGATCTGGGATCACGGAAGTTTGCCCGCATCATTCAGAAGCTGGGCTTTCCTGTGAAGTTCATGgaatacaaattacaaaacatGGTGGCCACCGTCGATCTGCGTTTTCCCATTCGTCTCGAGAACCTAAATCAGGTGCACGGACAGTTTAGTTCATATGAACCGGAGATGTTTCCGGGACTCATCTATCGGATGGTCAAACCACGTCTTGTGCTGCTCATCTTTGTCAACggcaaaattgttttcactGGTGCCAAATCACGCAAAGACATCATCGATTGTCTCGAAGCCATTTCACCAATTTTGCTAAGTTTTCGCAAGACGTAA